From one Flavobacterium sp. N502536 genomic stretch:
- a CDS encoding tetratricopeptide repeat protein, whose translation MKNHSLLYYTTIVSMFSFNCFAQNASNLYLNQKKIGDSKTNVLAMTDKNYPGKKVAYYHVEEIINVKFGGHKTTYDVTDPELINTSNLGPNNTRIITPKFANAENNTSKLKAAKSRVIEDSSAIATTEIKKKKNVSVYIDVIKTYERMYDKGYRSVDMLKKTGNAYFFNGDMDSAAKSYADLFKMTSDLEPEYYYRFSLSLRSIGENDKANEMLKKFNELSGNTARE comes from the coding sequence ATGAAAAATCATTCACTCCTTTATTATACAACAATAGTTAGTATGTTTTCATTCAATTGTTTTGCGCAAAATGCCAGTAATCTTTATTTGAACCAAAAGAAAATTGGAGATTCAAAAACGAATGTCCTGGCCATGACGGACAAAAATTATCCGGGGAAAAAGGTTGCATATTATCACGTTGAAGAAATCATTAATGTGAAATTTGGAGGACATAAAACGACATACGATGTAACGGATCCTGAATTAATAAACACAAGCAATCTTGGACCTAACAACACTCGGATTATAACGCCAAAGTTTGCCAATGCAGAAAATAATACTTCAAAATTAAAAGCTGCCAAATCAAGGGTAATCGAAGATTCATCTGCTATTGCAACAACGGAGATTAAGAAAAAGAAGAATGTTTCTGTTTATATCGATGTGATAAAAACATATGAAAGAATGTATGATAAAGGTTATAGATCGGTGGATATGCTGAAAAAAACAGGAAATGCTTATTTTTTTAATGGAGACATGGATAGCGCCGCCAAAAGCTATGCAGATTTGTTCAAAATGACTTCTGACTTAGAGCCTGAATATTATTATCGTTTTTCGCTTTCATTACGATCAATTGGAGAAAACGATAAAGCAAATGAAATGCTTAAAAAATTTAATGAATTATCCGGGAATACTGCCAGAGAATAA
- a CDS encoding type IX secretion system membrane protein PorP/SprF, whose translation MKIKIIVLALISFAGYAQQDAQFTQYMYNTISINPAYAGSRGALSIFGLYRTQWIGLDGAPETSSFSVNTPINGSNLGVGVSFVSDKIGPTNENAISTDISYTIRTSANFKLSFGIKGTANLFNLDVNRLHPASQGDPKFQNLTNKFYPNVGAGVYWHSDKAYVGLSVPGFIETNRYDDNDVAIYKDKMNYYLMAGYVFDLDHYQYLKFKPAVLTKVVEGAPLQVDVSANFMFMDKFVAGVAYRWSAAMSAMVGFQISDGMYIGYGYDYETTNLNNYNSGSHEIFLRYEFLRKNDRITTPRFF comes from the coding sequence ATGAAGATTAAAATAATAGTTTTAGCGCTTATATCCTTTGCTGGTTATGCTCAACAAGATGCTCAGTTCACACAATACATGTACAACACCATAAGTATTAATCCGGCCTATGCGGGGTCACGTGGAGCCTTAAGTATTTTCGGTCTGTACCGCACCCAGTGGATCGGACTTGACGGAGCTCCGGAAACAAGCAGTTTTTCGGTTAATACACCAATAAATGGCAGTAACTTAGGAGTAGGAGTTTCCTTTGTAAGTGATAAGATTGGTCCCACGAATGAAAATGCGATATCAACTGATATATCTTACACTATCCGCACATCAGCAAATTTTAAGCTCTCGTTTGGTATCAAAGGAACAGCCAATTTGTTTAACCTGGATGTTAACCGATTACATCCCGCCAGCCAGGGAGATCCAAAATTTCAAAACTTGACCAATAAGTTTTATCCAAATGTAGGAGCAGGGGTTTACTGGCATTCCGATAAAGCTTATGTCGGTTTATCTGTACCCGGATTTATTGAAACCAATCGATATGATGATAACGATGTAGCGATTTATAAAGATAAAATGAATTATTATTTAATGGCCGGTTATGTATTTGATTTAGACCATTATCAATACTTAAAGTTTAAACCTGCCGTACTGACTAAAGTAGTAGAAGGTGCCCCTCTGCAAGTAGATGTTTCTGCCAATTTTATGTTTATGGATAAGTTTGTAGCCGGAGTTGCTTACAGATGGAGTGCTGCAATGAGTGCAATGGTGGGCTTTCAAATTAGTGACGGAATGTATATTGGCTATGGTTATGATTACGAAACCACCAACTTAAACAATTACAACTCAGGATCACATGAAATCTTTCTGCGTTACGAATTTTTGAGAAAGAATGATAGAATAACGACACCGAGATTCTTCTAA